TGGCTGTCTGGTTCAGATGTATTTCTGTATGATGTTTGCCAACATGGacaatttacttctcacagtgaTGGCGTATGATCGTTATGTGGCCATCTGTCACCCTTTGCATTACTCCACCATTATGACCCAGCCCCTCTGCATCTCTCTTGTGGGTGTAACTTGGGTAATTGCCATCTTGAACCCCCTCTTGCACACCCTTATGATGACCCATCTGCACTTCTGCTCTAATAATGTCATCCACCATTTCTTCTGTGATATcaactctctcctccctctgtcctGTTCTGACACCAGTCTTAATCAGTTCTTGGTTCTTGCTGTGGTAGGGCTAATCTTTGTGGTACCTTCAGTGTGTATCCTGGCATCCTATAGCCTCATCATCTCTGCTGTGATGAAAATCCCTTCTGCCCAAGGAAAACTCAAGGCTTTCTCCACCTGTGGATCTCATCTTGCCTTGGTCATTCTTTTCTATGGAGCAATCACAGGGGTTTATATGAGCCCTTCATACAACCATTCAACTGAAAAAGACTCAGCTGCATCAGTAATTTTCATGATCGTAGCCCCTGTGGCGAATCCTTTCATTTATAGTCTACGGAACAACGAGCTGAAGGGGGCTTTAAAGAAGGCTCTATGCCAGAGCAAGATCTCCCAGTGATTCACACTGGCCGAAAGGAGTTCGACAGAAAGCAAATCCTAATGagatcattattttcattttcatcataaTCACAAAGTTGTTACTAAACACCTAATCAAACTTGGCACCTACCTAAGTTTGCTACAAACTCTAGGAGTGGCATAATTACAGGCCTTATCCATTTAAGTTCCCTAAGATATTAATGATGTgggcaaatatttatatataaagtccCTAAAAATCACAATACAACTATGTAATTGACATCTGAATGCATCATAAAGACATTACAGATGGCATGGGAGAGCATAATAATTCTCTTCATTATTTGctatttatttcccttttattatttattatttatttaaaaggactGTCCCAGAATGGACAGGAATAGGTAGCCACATTCTCATGCATGAAAAACAGCAGAGAATAAAACTGCTATGTAATGAAAGATTCAAACCATAACTGCAATGTGAGGTCAAAAAAAGAAGATATTGTTAAAGGCTTAAGAGGTTAAGAATAGCTTCAGGGGGAAAACAGCACTGTAATCTGGTTCTTGGCCAGAGATAGTTACATAGGAATGATaagaatattcaaaatatgtgaggaaggtatagctcaagtggtagagtacgcttagcatgcatgaggtcctcggttcaatccctagtacctcctctaagaataaatatataaataaacctgattaccttcccccacaaaaagagaaaacaaaacaaaaccaatatGTGAGGAAGATTTGTAGGTAAGAAGGACCATGGTATGTATGAGTAAATGTATTGAATAAATTAATCTTAATGTGGTAAAGGGTCCATATTAGGGATTGGTGAGAAAGAGGGATGGATTATATCTCACCccaatgt
This genomic window from Camelus bactrianus isolate YW-2024 breed Bactrian camel chromosome 20, ASM4877302v1, whole genome shotgun sequence contains:
- the LOC105061659 gene encoding putative olfactory receptor 1F12P — its product is MEKENQTSVPEFLLMGFSSWPEQQALLFAVFLCVYLAGLFGNLLILLAIASDHRLHIPMYFFLANLSVVDLCLPSSTVPKMLLNIQTQTRSISYPGCLVQMYFCMMFANMDNLLLTVMAYDRYVAICHPLHYSTIMTQPLCISLVGVTWVIAILNPLLHTLMMTHLHFCSNNVIHHFFCDINSLLPLSCSDTSLNQFLVLAVVGLIFVVPSVCILASYSLIISAVMKIPSAQGKLKAFSTCGSHLALVILFYGAITGVYMSPSYNHSTEKDSAASVIFMIVAPVANPFIYSLRNNELKGALKKALCQSKISQ